ATGTTATCATGCGAGGTGTCAGACTAACCAACAGCTGTACGTACCGGCGCGCTTTGCAGAACAATATACTAACACGACCTAGTCCACCTCGCTCACTGTGCCCTGGAGTGCACCGCGCCGTATGTATGCGCTGAGGAGAGAGTACTAACCATTCAGGAAGCTGTTCGCCTCGCTCAAGTAAGCTTCTGTGTTACCCTGAACTGCTTGTTTGTTTCGATATGCTTCGTAGAAATGCGCTATCGTATGCGCGATGCGATGAAACATGACAGGACCATTCTTTCGCTTTGCCAGTGGTCTCAGACAGCGGAATGCGACATATGCGCTTGCAAGCCATTTGCGCGCCGTTTGGTATGTACGTTGTTCTTTTCTACATCATCTCGATAGTCAAGCACCTCGTACCGGGGCTGCTGGTTTATCCATCCAGGGCGGTGATATAAAGAACTGAGTGGTTAGCAAACTGCCTCTTGAGAATGTGCTTACCGTTGTTTCCACGGATGAAAGCATCGCCCAGGTGATTCTTCAGCTGGCCATCGACATGTTCCGTCGTCTCTTCCATGGCAATGTTCATGTAGCCGTCCAGGCAGGAGAGTGTTCCTTTTGGTAAGCGTATCCAGTATCAAAACGTACCAAGGTAGTCAATACCCGAGTTGAGACGCACAGCAACGCGCTTGCCAGTCACACCTAAAAGTCGTTAGCATACGTTCTGGTGTTTAAAACGCGCGGTTTTACGTACCTTTGAGGAAGTCATTGGGGCTTCCGGACTTCACGTTAGCTTCAACGTTTGCAACATCGCCCGTAGGCTCGCTTCCAGCAGAAGCAGGCGTCAAGTCTGCCATGTCGTTGGAAAGGTGgagacgacgacggcgaaCGTCTTGGGCTCTAGGAAATATTTCCTAAATTGCCCACTTCCTAGTGGTTCATGCGAAGGCACTGCGGCTCGCTGTAGCAGGAGCTGTGGCTATATGATCCGTAGTGTGGTGTGAAATGGGCTCGGGAATCTGCTCTATTCCATTAATGGATCCTCCTACTTGAAAAATGTGCTTTCATAGTTTGTGGTAGCGTTCGCTCGGGCTCTCGCGCCATGCCCATACCCAAACGCTCGGCACATTGCCATAGTATATAGAACACCATATGCCAGGATCATACTGTGTTTCCTTACTGCAAAGCCTTTTGCAAATTGTGACCTTGTTCTCAACAGGTTCTCGCCGGCTCCTACTATTCGCGCACGTTCCCTAATGTGACCAATTCGAACAATTCCGACGCTTCTCCACATCGTTAGCCACTCGAGCCATTAGCCCTCCTTGGGATGTCGGCTGCCATGGACGCCGATGCGAGTCCTTATGGTACGTATACGTGTCACAACATGTGCTAACCACGAAGGATTCACCAACTCTTCGCGAGTTCCTGATGGAGAGGAGCCCTTGTTCGGTGGCACGCCTTTCCGGGATACGCACGGCGAGGACCAAACAACGCACGATGACGACTCCCGCGTATTCTATTCGCTCCTGAATGTCGACAAAGATGCGACCGAGGAGCAGATACGTGATGCATACAAGACGCTGGCTGGTAAGTTACTTGGACAATGCTGATACCAGTGGCCTTCCATCCCGACAAACATCCTGACCCGAAGCATAAGGAAATGGCCGAAAACACTTTCCGGGATATCCAGAAGGCATACGAAGTGCTGAGTGACCCTGAGCGCCGTGCAGTGTATGACCACTTTGGTGAAGAGGGTCTGCAATCTTCTTGGTCTGTGGCCGTTCGCGGGCAGTCGCCTGCCGAAATGCGTGCTGAATTTGAGCGCCAgtcgcgcctgcgccaggccgccgatgccgagAGCCTCGTCAAGTCGCGCGGCGAATTCAGCGCGACTATCAATGCCTCTTCGCTCTTCGCACCCAACCCCACTGTGGTGAATCCGCTGcgcccacgccgcgcaccgctgACCTTCTCGGACCGCCTTGAGCGCGTGGATTGCACGCAGCTTATGGGCAAGCACGGATTCGACATGCAGACATCGAGCAGCACCGTCGTATCTGTCTCGGGACAGATGCTCAGCCGTGGCAACATGGGCGGTGGAAACCTTATTGGCACAGTAAAGACTCAATGGAGTCCCCACTTCTTCTCCGAGATTAGCGCTACGATGCTAAAGCCCCATGTTCTCACCTCCAAAGGACAGTATACCGTGGACGACAACCTGTTCTTTACGTACGCCATCGTATCGCAAACCATGGCAGCACCGCCTTCGGTGACTATGACATGGGGACAACGTCTATCCAGCAAGTCGTCGCTGACCGGATTCTCGTCATACAAGACGGGAGCATATACCATTGGAGACTGGGGTATGGGCAAGGACGGAAACCCCGTGGTTGATGATACGGGTGCGCTCATTGTGGGTGTGACCAAGCAAGAGCCCACGGGTCCGGGATGGACGTTCCAAACGACCATGTCTGAGGTGGACCTGTCCTTTGGATACGACTGGAACATGCGCGTATTGGGAGGCGTCATGGTGCGCAGCGGTATTGTACTTGGAACGGGCAACGGCTTCTCCGTTTTCACGaatggcgagcgccgtaTTACGGAGAACATCCGTTTGATGCTCGGAATGGAGTGCGGCCTGCTCACCGGTGTGATGTTCAAGGTGCGTGTAtcgcgccttggccagcgCATTGTGGTTCCCATTCTTCTGTCGCCCAATTTCCGCACGGATCTTGCGGGTGCGGCGACCCTACTCCCGGCCGCTGCAATCGCCTTGTCGCACTACTTCTATTTCGTTCCGAAGAAGCAGCGCATGATTGCGGAGCGCGTGGCaaagctgcgcaaggagaACATGGGCGTTAttgagcagcgccgtgcgtccGCCGAGCAGACGCGTGAACTCTTGCGTGGCCAGGCGCtgaagcgcgccgagtccGAATTTTCTAAGAGCGGTGTGGTCATCA
This is a stretch of genomic DNA from Malassezia japonica chromosome 3, complete sequence. It encodes these proteins:
- a CDS encoding uncharacterized protein (COG:O; TransMembrane:1 (o412-433i); EggNog:ENOG503NZ06) — translated: MSAAMDADASPYEEPLFGGTPFRDTHGEDQTTHDDDSRVFYSLLNVDKDATEEQIRDAYKTLAVAFHPDKHPDPKHKEMAENTFRDIQKAYEVLSDPERRAVYDHFGEEGLQSSWSVAVRGQSPAEMRAEFERQSRLRQAADAESLVKSRGEFSATINASSLFAPNPTVVNPLRPRRAPLTFSDRLERVDCTQLMGKHGFDMQTSSSTVVSVSGQMLSRGNMGGGNLIGTVKTQWSPHFFSEISATMLKPHVLTSKGQYTVDDNLFFTKSSLTGFSSYKTGAYTIGDWGMGKDGNPVVDDTGALIVGVTKQEPTGPGWTFQTTMSEVDLSFGYDWNMRVLGGVMVRSGIVLGTGNGFSVFTNGERRITENIRLMLGMECGLLTGVMFKVRVSRLGQRIVVPILLSPNFRTDLAGAATLLPAAAIALSHYFYFVPKKQRMIAERVAKLRKENMGVIEQRRASAEQTRELLRGQALKRAESEFSKSGVVIIQSYYGNKAKFPAPMDLAASVLTNKEDLMKIVSRDPEMPLDTLSENQPMWWDVRVALQMLVNQSQLVIPAGRSKSKLVGFFDPCIGEKKSLFIRYVFRGHLHEVVVADLDAVALPMRSQQL